The Magnolia sinica isolate HGM2019 chromosome 10, MsV1, whole genome shotgun sequence genome includes a window with the following:
- the LOC131217422 gene encoding senescence-specific cysteine protease SAG39-like, with translation MASSTKSFFMALFILGVWASQAMGRTLQEVSMSDRHEQWMSRYGRTYKDASEKELRFKIFKDNVEFIESFNNAGDRSYKLSVNEFADQTNVEFKARRNRFMPTQTTELRDTSFMYENVTVPSSMDWRKKGI, from the coding sequence ATGGCTTCCTCAACCAAATCTTTCTTCATGGCCTTGTTCATCTTGGGAGTGTGGGCTTCTCAAGCCATGGGCCGCACTCTACAGGAAGTGTCCATGTCAGACAGGCACGAGCAATGGATGTCTCGATATGGTCGCACATACAAGGATGCATCTGAGAAAGAGCTACGTTTCAAGATATTCAAGGACAATGTGGAATTCATAGAATCCTTCAACAATGCTGGGGACCGATCTTACAAGCTAAGTGTAAATGAATTTGCAGACCAAACCAACGTGGAGTTCAAGGCCAGACGTAACAGATTTATGCCCACTCAAACAACAGAATTGAGAGACACGTCGTTCATGTATGAGAACGTGACTGTTCCATCTAGTATGGATTGGAGAAAGAAAGGAATTTAG